A genomic window from Lotus japonicus ecotype B-129 chromosome 1, LjGifu_v1.2 includes:
- the LOC130740046 gene encoding uncharacterized protein LOC130740046, translating into MSQSSGKNDFVKAKIERTSKGVKCIGLKSGSSQPSSVSKKAPGKTKTRNPARKTYMSKVQNKEPTNVPHYEDVTDEEEINDEDSPMKSPPDVMPDVETSWSKEICDQENPGNDSTSHEDSGDATQPDVSISSSSKDADPKNGNSEDTNSEEETIRVSTARKLKVDALLLKLQEEERQGGEQSAAATAAQDGSNEEEEGSAESEEESAEESGEESSSED; encoded by the exons atgtctcaaagttcaggaaagaatgATTTTGTCAaggcaaagattgaaagaacttctAAAGGAGTCAAATGCATAGGTTTGAAGAGTGgttcttctcaaccatcttctgtgtcaaAGAAAGCTCCTGGGAAGACGAAGACAAGAAACCCAGCAAGAAAGACCTACATGTCAAAGGTTCAGAACAAAGAACCCACAAATGTTCCTCACTATGAGGATGTtactgatgaagaggaaatcaatgatgaagattctcctaTGAAATCGCCCCCTGATGTTATGCCCGATGTTGAGACATCTTGGTCTAAGGAAATTTGTGATCAAGAAAATCCTGGAAatgattccacttctcatgaagattcaggcgatgctacccagcctgatGTTTCTATATCATCCTCTTcgaaggatgctgatccaaagaatggcAACTCTGAGGATACCAATTCTGAAGAG GAGACAATtagggtgagcactgccaggaagctcaaggttGATGCTTTGCTTCTCAAGCTGCAAGAAGAAGAACGCCAAGGAGGAGAGCAAAGTgctgctgctactgctgctCAGGATGGGagcaatgaagaggaggaaggatctgctGAAAGTGAGGAGGAGAGTGCAGAAGAGTCTGGAGAGGAatccagttctgaagactag